ATCAAACTGTGATTAAATAATTCATTACTATTGAATCATTCTTACCAATCTTGACTCTTCCTTTTTCTGGACCCTCACCCATTACTAATATATTGGCTGGTTTCTGTAATAAAAGTGATAATAAGACAATTTGAAGGCCTGCAATTACCAGCCCACATTTCTTTCAGTTAAATTTATGTGTGAAGCACAAGGACCATTGTAAACTGAACTGAAACAAACAAGATTAGAAGCTTTTAAAACTTACTAAACAACACACAAAAATCAAGATTCGTAATGGTACatgtaatggtaatgaatttacatAGTATTataaatattcaaatgcgctttgcAGATGTGCAAGTAATCAATCTGTGGGTGAGATTGGACATCAGTATTCGTAACATAttgattttattaattaaaactGTACCTCTTGGTAatcaaatacatgtagcttgagaAACCAGACTACAAATTAAAGTGGGCTTTGCAGTTAAGAATACTGCTCTCTAAATTGGTCAATCATAAAATGTTCATTACATGTATGTGAGGGAATTGTAATAAAAGTGAACATCGTGAAAGAAAAACTCACTGCAACATCTTCTGCAATACACATTATGCAGATTATAGACTAAGGACCTTCCACCAGATGGATCTCAATAAGATCCAGCAATCTTCACGCTAGCAGCACTAAATTATTAATGTGAACACCATTGGCCCAAAGGAATACGgcagactgttttttttttgcaaaatgtgAGAGATTGAGaatgatagattttactctggctaatgTCAGACAATTTTGCTCACTGATTGGGGCCACTTTGGGGGTGAATGGCTTAAGTTTGACTGTTTAGAGCTtacaatgcaatcaatcaaTGTCGCAACCttctaaaaattattttttctccttttatgTCCAATCTGATACAATTCAAGCCAAACTATGGGGCATTTCTGGACAGAAGTAGGAATTGTGTTTATGAAGTTAATTTGAACCTTTAGTCTCTAAAGGGTGCCTCCTTTAAATCATCTGACATTGCCtagtaaatacatgtaaaatcTGTGAGTGAGACTCTTAGGGAAAGGAGGATTAATAATATCAAGTATTGCAATGGaactatttctgacagttcatttttttcactttgaatttaATGGTGGCATGACGACAACAccacaaaaatgtattttgtcACTGTTGTCTTTTCCTTGCTTGTGAAGCAAAGATTTGTGCCATGTAatcaacaataataaataaaagaaaacgtgCTCATagattacaataataataattattattattattactattaccaCATTATTAGCACATTTGCTAACAATTAAAGAAATATCTCTTCATCTTCTGTCAATACTCTGACTTCTGTTTATTTTGCTATCACTCTTCACAGTCCTGAACATATTCATACCTATCCACAGTGCCATGATATAAATAACTGACAGCCCATAATGTaatctttaaagtgctactgcgaCGAAAATTTAGTCAATAGTTTTTCGCAGATCAAAATATACCTATTTTTCCCAACGAAAACCCCACTCTGCATAGTGAATTAGCCACGTTTTTCAGAGTTTTGTTGTGACTATGACGTCAGTTCCGTTCTCGAGCCAATCCTCCTTTCAAACTCGGACTTTTCTAattcgagtaatggcggacgcTTTGAGCACGAAGTTACAGACATATTTATCGGACTTCTCTTTAGAATTCTGACTTAAGATTTGGCACAGTTACTATTTGGGTGATGTACTTTTCATATCCGGTAAGATTAAAGAAAGTGTATTTTCGtcgcagtagcactttaagtagGCACAAAACTGTCAAGAGTTTCCAAGTGGACAATATTAAGTTTGACTTAACTTAACTCACCAAGTCTCTGTGTAGAACCCAGTTTGAATGAAGGTAATGAATGCCATCTAGAATCTGGTAAAGCAAAGACTTCACCATTCCTTTTGGGACAGGAACtgctttcttttgagctttGGATGCTCGATGATACTTGATTATGTGCTATCAAATTGTTAACAAAATACAGGCAATTACAACATTTGTCCATCTGCTTAATGCAGGGTTCGACATCTCCGCTAGCCCGGTAGCCCGAGGCTAGTAAAAATATTGTCGGGCTAGTAAAAAACCCCGTTTAATAGCCCGCTGGCTAGTagtaaaatggaaataaactagatatgattagttttagtttgaagttcacagttgattaaaaaacaagaaagtttaaaatgtaacgataataccaataattttacaaagaaaacataaatctATCATCTTCTGGCGTCTTTTTTATCTTGCGTGTCGTTTGTAAACATCGCTAGTTCCCAGACTCTGAGCTTAATGGTTAATGTCTTCCTCAGTCTTCTCCCTACCAATGTTGTGATGCCTTGCACATCGCCTCGCACCATCGCTTCGCACTTGAAGCGATTGTGAAGATGGAgcgatttttgacaaattacgAGGCGCCACCATGTAAAAAGGGGAAAGCGGCCGAAACTGAAAGTACGAGTAGACAGGAAAGCAGTAAGATCATGAGAGCACTCAGagaaagagaacttttaatCCATCGTGGAAAGCGAGCTTCCCATGGCTTGTGCACTGGCATTCTACGGTTAGCCTTCGCCGCATGCACAAGTGACTGTGAAACGaacattttgttagctttttccTTAATAACACATTGTTATcacaatggaagaaaaaatgcCAATAAATTTAGAGTAAGGTTTGCGTGTTTGGAGTTGAAGTAGACCTCGAGGGAAATTGATCCGGGCTACAAAGTTTTTCTTCGGGCTAGTAAATTCTAGAAATCACTAGTCCGGTGGCTAGTAATGCAGATAGCCAGGTGTCGAACCCTGTTAATGTCATTCCTGCTTATTTAGTAGTCTTTCTCTCTGGGCTTTCCATCCTCCACTGCCCTTCCCACATCAGATTCTTGTCCCCACCCAAACTACAACTCTAAACTCTTCTTGTGCATATAGTACAGATATGTGTAACTGTTGGTGTGAAAGTCAAGCTATGTTAAAAAAATACTTTACGCCTAAACTCGTCAACACAATGAGAAAAAAAGAGGgacagttttaaaatttggcAGGCTAAATTACTGTACCACAATAACGACAACTAGGAGCTGATGAGGGTTTACAGCTGACTGGCATTAGCTCAACTTAAACCCGGCCTTATTTAAGCTACAGTCAAAATTACTCACCCAAAGATCATGTTCTGCAAAATCAAACAGGAGCCAAACCTTGCGATCAGCATGAGACAGAAACACACGTTGCAATGCAATGACATTTGGATGCTTCAGTTCACGCAGAAGCTataagaaataaatatttaaattcaATATTACTTTGGCTTTTCAATACAGCTCATTATAATTGAGCAATGATGTGATTACCTACTACGTCAATAGGACAAtaggaataataatattgtttggaGAATGAGGTACACACATTTATAAAGGATATTCACATGAAAGTTGCttgttattttgaaatttaattcCTGCAGAGGGAAGAGGTCTAAGACATCTTACAATgatgatgaaaataataataatcatcatcatcatcatcatcatcttaatatcaacaacaacaataataataataataataataataataataggctCAGTGGGGAGTGCCAGGCAGAGAAATGTGTCATTATTTTACCCTCGGATTCTTAGATTAGCTAGTAGCTAATCTCTCTGAAAACTGAACAGACCAACTgaccagaggcaaaccagttggctatttacaagcgcAGCCTGGAGATATATTGAACCAGGGAATatctggaacaaattcaacgagtggtcagaacatgtcttgaacccgggatctcagGATcacaaggcaagcaccctaaccactgggccacactgccttaGACATTTTGCAATTTGTTGACAGTGAGTGTCTCTGACTGAACAAAATGGCTTaacttaactgcagaataccccgccactgaAAGTTGTACCTCTTAAAATCCGGATACTTTGCTACGCAATTTGTGcacgctctttctttttttgtggtTTTAGAATGAGAAATAGACACACTACGGGGCTACGATGTACGTGGCTACATGGCTACGGGCCTACGGGGCTATGTGGCTATGCGGCAGTTCAGTGTCTattacctcgttctttaatgaTCTATGAGCCGAAGTGAACAAGACCGGgttaaacttcagaatacccagTGAAacgggctaaacttcagaatacccggcgaCTGAAATATTTCATCAAATCCtgctaccgcagtcccgcagtcaaCATGATATACacaatatttttatataaacatCACGAAATATGCAGCTTGCATCAAACGcgttggtgttgaccttgttggtcattgctaccgcagtcccgtagtcgccTAAATGAATAAGCACTACCtagtttactgattaggcctaagcattcttgtaaaattttagctttcattttgcagttcggttaactacacttttcatcgactgcgggactgcggactgcgAGAAACCACTCCATTTCAACACTTAGTTCATTGCtcatcgactgcgggactgtGGACCGCGGTAGCACTTCATTTCAACACTTAGTTCATTCCTTATTCATcaactgcgggactgcggtaaATACATATTGACTTCCTAGCCGACTGCGGACTGCAGACCACGGGAGCAGTATACGTAGATTTAAGGAGGGCCtgagtggccgggtattctgaagttgagccacgtagccgcgtagccccatagccccgtagccccgtagccacgtagcccaGTAGCTCGTAGCCCCGTAGTGTGTctatttctcgttctaaaaacataaaaaaaaaaagagcatgcGCAAACTGCGTAGCCAAGTATCTAGATTTTAAGGGGTACAACTAGCTActtcgagtggcggggtattctgcagttactccaacAAAATTAAAAGTCGTATTGCGTATAATTTTATTCCTGATTTTAACATTTGGACAAAATTTAATGCTTACTGCTATCTCACGACAGGCTGACATCGAAATTCCTGTTCCTTCAATTTGCTTAAGAGCAAAGTACTTCCCATTGGGACTaaaaggagaaaataaaaaaaaataacaagccTTCGAAGCGTTATTCAAGATACAGTCATAAAAGACATCATACATGTAAGCTGAAAGCTTCTTTAATTAAGCTTTATATAATTTATGAAAATACAAACCAATCCCTTTGTTTGGCCTTGTACACATGTCCATAAGTTCCACGGCCTACTTTACAGCCTTCGAAATCAAATTTGTCTTCTACTCTTTCTctttgttcatttgtttttaatttgaaCTCAAAATCCATGATTAACACAAAAGCACCTTTTACtgaaaggcggccatgttgaacaAACAGCCTCGCATTGATGTAGTGGTTTTCAGTCTCTGCTCAAAGCATGGCGATGAATAGAGGTGCTTACTACAATCGGGCCCTTAAATGTCTTTATagattaatttattatttcctTTCCGTTCATAAAAAGATACCGTTTTTTCGTGAGCTGAAAGCCAGCTTATGTGCTGTTGTCGTTTAGAAAAGGAAGAGTACAAAGTGGAATGTCATAACGGCCTAATTACCTTCCCCTCTCTGAATTCTCATCATTTGTCAGTTAACCCGTCCCCTTGAGTCAAAATGTTCGTTTTCCCGGAAAGAGTGTTGTTTGTTCCCAGGAAAAACAACTAAAATGTTTGGACTCGTCTCTCGTTCTTCTTTAACttttgaaatcaaagaaaagtttGAGACAGTTAAAGAAAGCGAGCATACTGCAAGGAAGAAAAAGTTATGGTGTGAAAGTATAGAACGCAGTATAAAGGAAAGCTACCCTTCTTCAAGACTGATTCTTGCTGGTTCTTCAGTAACTGGCTTTGCTACTGAAGGATGTGATGTCGACTTGACCCTAATTCGTCCCAACCGAACTAGTTTATACGCTAGCACGTGTGACGTAGAGGTCCTTCGTAAAATTCGAGACGGTTTAAGGAGTATACGGTCCATTAACACAGAGGTTTGTAACTGCACAGTTTTCGCGACAACAGTATCTTTTCCGACAGTATAATCATTctcttaatttttttagaaactaagggcgctttccttttgtcagaactggccggccagacccatccgtttgcaaggaaaatgcaacaatttgaaggaacacttggaTGATAGTCCCTCGTATTCTTCTGGAGGgatatatatcatcctcgaagtgagttaatttgaaagcgttgtagagttagtccttccttttgcccggtctggccggtccgggccggtcagttctgtcaaatggaaagcgtcctaagagtgtgttcgattgaccctattcccgaataagaatacgtggagtgatgatttaaaacggtatgtctggcgtttggAAGCAGCACGgataataaaatatcattttaatagcaggtgtttgacaattttaatgtgaatctccgcaaaatcgaaggatttctaacttctattccatgtattcctacaatcgaacgcaccctaagtagAGCATCGTCTGCCTCTAGAGCTCAAGCGAGGTGCCTAATTCGTTATTAACACTGAAGAGATTTAAGACGCTGTTTaatacactgtgaaatgtttcgtgcaaatTCAGGTCTggcattgtggcgggacaagttgtacgaaacatttcacagtgtaacagcgcctttagcaTCGCCCCGTTTGCGTGAAGCAGCAAATGGCTGAGTGTTTCTTGTCATAAAACCATGAAAGTTCTCTCTCTCCTCTTGAGAAGTTCTTGGATATCTGTATCTAACAGTCAAGAAGTGTGCTAAAATTAAActagtttcttttaatttttggcaaaatgcgATTTAAGTCTGAGGTTCGCCATTTGCTTCTACTAATACATACGCGCGATTCTCTACTGGTCGCGTTTGTAAAAAATACGCAATAACAAGTCATAAATAGAATGTGGTGCCCGAAGACATAAAGGGTGGAAGGCAAAACGAGCTTGAATTCTATTATGAATAAGGGTGTATGGATTTCTCGTCATTGTTTACTATTtgccttgatttgcgttaattgttaatttcactttacagtgtacCTAagtagtgctccagcgctagaacgacaaataaagttcattttccctttttttgacCAGACGGCTTTACACATAGTCAAGAGAAAATGCCACTTTTCTGAATACTCTTTGCATTTCCAGCTAACGGCGTCATAAACAAAATAGCGAGGCCCAGATAAACCTGCTAATGCATCATGCTTCATAGGCTGCTAGCGAGCGCTGACATTGTCAAGTATACATGGAATAACATTGCATCTGAAGCTGTTATTGCACTATTCAGTGGCTTCCCCTTTTCTAAAGATATCTCGGTCTTATTCTGGAAGTTTTTTAACATTCATTATTATACTGACTCATGTGCAATTTGCAACTCGTACCagtatttcatttcatttccggGTACTACTGTGATGTAGTAAACAGCCCGTTGGGACGGAGAAGATTACAAAGCAGTATCAAGTCTTCCGATAACATAATCCGCCCATTGTGccgaaaaaaataaatactatAAACATAAGCACTGGTGCCCTTCACAGCCTTCATAGAAATCGACTAGGACATCAGACGAAGATGTCAATAATCTTTGCGTCTCGCGTAATCGATCGAGTTATGGTACGTTTCTCAAACGAGTAGACTCTTCTGATCttcttaaaatttttcttcttaaTTTATATGGTTGGTCTCCCAACTTAAATGAGAACGGCTCTAATCAAAACAATGGCTTGGAATTTGCTCTAATTGGCACATCTCACTTCGTTCTCCAATATACTATCCGAGAGTGTAATGACCACAAATCGAATCagtttccaagaaaaaaaactcCAACACGCAACGGTAAATTTTTGTTGTATTTAATAGTTCACTGATCCAATGCACGAAAAGCATAGGCCGGTGTTATTATTCATCATTTATCTATGTAGAAGTTGTAAAACTGTGGGCTTTCGTCCCATGCGTAAAGTAAACTAAGAATTCCTGTAATTTACTTTTCATTCTTCCTAGCTTATCGATGGAGCCGTTGTCCCTATATTAAAGCTAACGGATAGGATTGAACGATTAGAAGGGGACATTAGTGTTGATATCCACAACTCCATATTCAACACCTACTTGCAGAAGTGCTACGCTAACATGGACCCCAGGGTCATTCCTTTGGTGGTAAATGTAAAGCACTGGGCCAAAATGGCAGGAATCACTGGCGCTCGGGACCACATGCTGTCTGGTTTGTTGCGAAGTTATTATGCATGTAATTGATCGCTAGAATCATATCGAATTCACTTTGATATCTCGGTGATCAAATCTCTAGAAATAAAGGCTTATGATTTTCTGAAGAAGCAGACACAGCGCTTTTTGTTGCTTggctgtgtttgtttttcagtaAAGATTGATTTCCTAAAGAATTCAAACCTGGTTGACGAAATATGGAGTAACTAGAACTCCACATTGCCAATTTGCTGGATAGATCCAAAGGGATCATGCACCCCTTTGCCTTGATCAGTTAGCCCTTCAAGTtgccaattttgttttgttgtttcagtttttttgtATTGTACAATGTCAGAGCGAGAACGTAAGTAATCTAAGAGATAAAGAAAACTCATCAAAACATTTCTCTTCTTCCAGGGTTTGCTGTGGTACTATTGGTGATATATTACTTACAGATAGGCTGTACACCTCCCGTCCTTCCATCTCTACAAGCCATCAATCCAAGTCACTTTAATACGTCGTCAAGTGCAGTTGTTACAGCTGACAAGCTGACCAGCGGTTCCCTTCCGTTATTTGTAACAACTTACAGGTCCAACAACAACGAGACGCTGGGAAATCTTCTGGTTGGTTTCTTCAAGTTTTATTGTGATTTTAACTGGCATCAGGTGTTATCGGTACGATTAGCCGGCCCTAGAAGTGTACCCTATGACAGAAAGTGGACAAGACCGTATATTCGCATTGAAGACCCGTGCGACCTGAAAAATGTCACTCGCGCAGTATACAAGTCGTACCAGTTCGATTCCATAAGGCAAGCAATCAGGAGGGCAAAAGGAAAGCTGGAATATGATGGGTGTCGTTTGAGCGAGATCCTGTAGGTCTTATCTCGTCTGAAATAGACAATAATTCAAAACAGACCCGCCAATATTCAAACACGGATTAGCACAATGTACCGTATGTCCTTGGGGTCCGACTGTTGTGGAAAAGCGAGTAATAAACTCAATTCCTTACGGAGTAAATTGATAAGTGAATACGACTTGTGGCGATAATTATAAATGCCAAATACTGAGGTTTGTATTCTTAacgattttcttttttactttccttttttaacaCAAAAGGGCTCATCGAAGGCTATTATTCCCTGATTCATTAAAAGTCGATCTGGATTACTTTTGCCTTTCCCGGACGTTAAGGCCTCTTCCATTCATTTAAATTAAAGAATAACTTTCGAATTTCGCACCGACTTTGTTGGCCCTGGCATTGTTTCAGTTTGAGATGTAATTATTAGAAAAATATATAGGTTTTTTTTACTCAGCGTTTTTCTTTCGTAAATGGTTAATGTAGCATAGGAACTACCAAAGATAAAATTATTTCAAGTACTCTTTAAAGAATAAAGATGAAAATTATTTACGtacttttaaataatttaaaaatcaGCGCATGTGCATTTAACAATCAGCGCATGTGCATTTATTGACAAATTCAATTCACTGACTCATTTAAGGTATTTCCTTCGGCTAAACTTGTGAAATTTTGCGCGAGGTTTACACTCAATGATGTATTAAATTTAGCTGGGTCATTTTACCATCACTTATCACTCATTCACTTGttacattttctgaaaaaataatCCGGGGTGGTCATTCTCTCCCAAAATTGATCAGGTATTTATCATTTCACAGTAATATTTGGAACACTTGCAGTATTCTAGAAAACTCGATTTATTAAAGTACTGTGCATTATTCTTTTGCATTTGATTCGTCTTACAGCCAAAATTATCAAATTTCACCGAAGTGAAATGTGTGA
Above is a window of Montipora capricornis isolate CH-2021 chromosome 6, ASM3666992v2, whole genome shotgun sequence DNA encoding:
- the LOC138052269 gene encoding poly(A) RNA polymerase GLD2-like isoform X2 produces the protein MFGLVSRSSLTFEIKEKFETVKESEHTARKKKLWCESIERSIKESYPSSRLILAGSSLIDGAVVPILKLTDRIERLEGDISVDIHNSIFNTYLQKCYANMDPRVIPLVVNVKHWAKMAGITGARDHMLSGFAVVLLVIYYLQIGCTPPVLPSLQAINPSHFNTSSSAVVTADKLTSGSLPLFVTTYRSNNNETLGNLLVGFFKFYCDFNWHQVLSVRLAGPRSVPYDRKWTRPYIRIEDPCDLKNVTRAVYKSYQFDSIRQAIRRAKGKLEYDGCRLSEIL
- the LOC138052269 gene encoding poly(A) RNA polymerase GLD2-like isoform X1, whose product is MFGLVSRSSLTFEIKEKFETVKESEHTARKKKLWCESIERSIKESYPSSRLILAGSSVTGFATEGCDVDLTLIRPNRTSLYASTCDVEVLRKIRDGLRSIRSINTELIDGAVVPILKLTDRIERLEGDISVDIHNSIFNTYLQKCYANMDPRVIPLVVNVKHWAKMAGITGARDHMLSGFAVVLLVIYYLQIGCTPPVLPSLQAINPSHFNTSSSAVVTADKLTSGSLPLFVTTYRSNNNETLGNLLVGFFKFYCDFNWHQVLSVRLAGPRSVPYDRKWTRPYIRIEDPCDLKNVTRAVYKSYQFDSIRQAIRRAKGKLEYDGCRLSEIL